A window of the Lactuca sativa cultivar Salinas chromosome 7, Lsat_Salinas_v11, whole genome shotgun sequence genome harbors these coding sequences:
- the LOC111884973 gene encoding auxin-responsive protein SAUR71, with protein sequence MKKLIRRLSRVADSSPYFLLRSESRPSPTTPRLSQSFRMAKPRRSGTVPEGHLPVYVGEEMERFVVSAELLNHPIFIDFLNKSAQEYGYEQKGVLHIPIHVFVFERVLEALQTGKSASDNLEDLFSGDFL encoded by the coding sequence ATGAAAAAGTTAATTCGCCGCCTCTCTCGCGTCGCCGACTCATCTCCTTACTTTCTCCTCCGGTCGGAATCTCGTCCCTCCCCCACCACCCCTCGCCTAAGCCAATCCTTCCGTATGGCCAAGCCTCGACGCTCCGGCACCGTACCTGAGGGTCACCTCCCGGTGTACGTCGGAGAAGAGATGGAACGATTCGTGGTGAGCGCCGAGCTTCTAAACCACCCGATTTTCATCGATTTTCTCAATAAATCTGCTCAAGAATACGGCTACGAACAAAAAGGCGTCCTTCATATCCCTATCCACGTCTTCGTCTTCGAACGTGTCCTCGAAGCTTTACAAACCGGCAAATCAGCGTCTGACAACCTCGAAGACCTTTTCTCCGGTGATTTCCTGTAA